CGTGCTTTTGCCACTCTCCCTGGATGAGCTGCACTCCCGGCATCATGCATAGATGGGTCTTCACCAAACTGTCCGAAACCAGGCTGATGGCGCAGTTGCGGGGCTGGTCGCACTTGTCGCGAGCCCCCTTGGCCTGGGCCCACAATCCATGGACAGCGAAACCGAAACGGTTGGTCTTGCATTGGAAGCGCGTGTCGGCATCGGCTCCGATGGCGGTGGCGCAGAACTCGGGCGACCAAGTCAGCGCCAGGACAAAGTGCGTTGGGGCCACTTTGTTCACGCAATCCTGGCGAACCACTCTTGGGCGCTCGATGGCGGCAGGAAGCACGCAGGAAGAAGGACTCTGGCCACCGCACAGGGATGCCACGAACAGCACGGCGATGATCGACCGAAGACGCATTTGACAATCCTCCTCGCGACTTGTCAAATATTGACAGACATTGATCCAGACAAAGAAATATCGGATCCTCGAGAAAGCAAAGGCTCCCGACGCGACTTCTTGCAATCACTCGCGAAACCTTATTCCGATATCTGGATCTTCTACGTATATTAATAACCGACAGTCGTCGTCCAGAGGTCTCTTGACGACCCTGCCAGAAGGGACGCGTTCCGATGGAAACCGCAAATACCTTCCAGGCCATGATCGCCGTTGCATTGATCACGGTGACTCTGGTCCTTCTCGTCCGCCTCCTTGCCAAGATCGCGGAATCGGGCCATCCCGAGATGCCCCATTTTCAGCCTCCCCAGGCTGTTCGGTCCGGTGGGATGGATCCGGTGCTCCTGTTGACCATTCTCACCGCGGCTGTCTACGAAGAACTCGGTTCCGACCAGTTTTCCGTGACATCGTTTGTGGAAGCTCCAGCGATCAAGGAGCACCACTGGCCCTACAAGGGCATTCCCAAACATTTCCGCACGGATTCCTCACCCAGACCCTGAACCTGAACGAAAGCCATATCCGATGACGACCTGGCAGCAAACCTTGGTCCCCAGCCTCATCTTCTACGCCTTGGCAGGCGTCATCGCCATGGGAGTGGCGGCCATGATCGCCGGACTTGCCTCTTTGCTCGGCTGGCTGGAATCCCGCCAGAAGGACGGCAACCCATGAACGTGCTGGAAATCTTCTCGGCGATTCCCAGCATGTTCCAGGGTGTGGTCACCCTGTTCGAAGGCAACCCCACCATCGCCTTCGCGCGCGTTTTTCTGATCCTTCTCGGTTTCTTGCTGGTGTATTTGGGACGCAAGGGAACCTTGGAGCCCTTGCTGATGATCCCGATGGGCCTGGCGATGGCCACGGTCAACGCCGGTGTCATGTTGTTGGACCCCATGACCACTTCGGCCGTGCTCGACCATGCCACCTCGCCGATCGTGCGCGCCTCCCACACGGGTGTGGCCCCGGTGACCGCCGTTGCGGATTCCCTCGCCCGCACCCAGGGGACACTCCACGTCGCTCCATTGGTGCAGCAGTCCGACAACCTCCTCTACATGCTCCAGGTGGATTGGCTCCAGCCCATATACAGCTTCACCTTCTCCAACGGTCTGATCGCCTGCTTCGTGTTCATGGGAATCGGCGTACTGCTGGACGTGGGCTACTTGATTGCGCGCCCGTTCCAGTCCATGATCCTGGCCTTGTTCGCAGAGCTCGGGACCGTCATGGTCCTCCCCATCGGCGTCGCGCTGGGCCTCAAACCCGGTGAAGCCGCGGCCATCGCCATGGTAGGGGGGTGCGGACGGCCCCATGGTGCTGTTCACCTCGCTGATGCTGGCCAAGGACCTTTTCGTTCCCATCTGTGTGGTGGCGTACCTGTACTTGGGGCTGACCTACGGCGGATATCCCTATCTCGTTCGATTCCTCGTGCCCGCCAAGCTGCGCGCCATCCCCACCCAACCCTCCAAGCGCAAGAACATCAGCTCCGCGCAGAAGCTTGCCTTCGCGGTGATCGGATGCACGGTGCTGAGCCTGTTGTTCCCCGTCGCCGCACCGTTGTTCCTGTCGCTCTTCCTGGGCGTGGCCGTGCGCGAAGCCGGCTTGAAGGAATTCCAGAACGTGATCGAAAACGTTTTCCTGTACGGCGCCACGCTGTTCCTCGGATTGGTCCTGGGCATCCTGTGTGAAGCCAACACCATCCTGAACCCCAAGGTTCTGCTCCTGTTGGTGCTGGGAATCCTGGCTCTCCTCTTGTCAGGAATTGGCGGGATCATGGGCGGGTACTTCATGTACTTCGTGTCGGGGCGCAAGGTGAATCCCGCCATCGGAATCGCCGCCGTGAGCTGCGTGCCCACCACGGCCAAGGTCGCCCAGAAGGAAGTCACCAAGGTGGCGCCTGGCGTGATCGTACTGCCGGAAGCGCTCGGAGCGAACATTTCGGGAGTGATCACCTCGGCGATCTTCGCGGCGATCTATGTGTCGCTGATTCCGAAGTTGTTTCCGCTCGTGGCGGCTATCGCTCCCTGAGCACTGCGGTCGCGCATTCTCGCTCACCCTGAGCGGCTGCGGTCGCGCATTCTCGTTCAAAGGCCCTGGAATCCTCCTCGACGTCCCGGCGCGGACGCCTTCGGAGGATTCCAGGGCCTTTTCACTTCGACTGCATCGACCTCGCTCGCTCAGGGAGCTGATTCCCTGGACTGTTTTTGCCTGATTCTGCTTTGCTCGCGGGCGCTTCGCTGCGCGAGAAGTGGATGGCAAGGTTGGCACAAGGAGGGGAGCCTGGGTACGGGGAGCGGGCGAATGAGACGCGGACGCCTTCGGAGTTCCGGAGGGCCTTTTCACTTCGACTGCATCGACCTCGCTCGCTCAGGGAGCTGATTCCCTGGACTGTTTTTGCCTGATTCTGCTTTGCTCGCGGGCGCTTCGCTGCGCGAGAAGTGGATGGCAAGGTTGGCACAAGGAGGGGAGCCTGGGTACGGGGAGCGGGCGAATGAGACGCGGACGCCTTCGGAGTTCCAGAGGGCCTTTTCACTTCGACTGCATCGACCTCGCTCGCTCAGGGAGCTGATTCCCTGACTGTTTTTGCCTGATTCTGCTTTGCTCGCGGGCGCTTCGCTGCGCGAGAAGTGGATGGCAAGGTTGGCACAAGGAGGGGAGCCTGGGTACGGGGAGCGGGCGAATGAGACGCGGACGCCTTCGGAGTTCCGGAGGGCCTTTTCACTTCGACTGCATCGACCTCGCTCGCTCAGGGAGCTGATTCCCTGACTGTTTTTGCCTGATTCTGCTTTGCTCGCGGGCGCTTCGCTGCGCGAGAAGTGGATGGCAAGGTTGGCACAAGGAGGGGAGCCTGGGTACGGGGAGCGGGCGAATGAGGGTGGCTGAGGACAAGGGGGCAGGCTTGCACAACGGAGCAATGCCTTCCTGTCGGTTTTTGTCTAATTCGGGTTTGCCCGCGGGCGCTTCGCTGCGCGGGAGTGGCAGGCGGCTGGAGCGGAGGGTGGGCTGACAAGGTTAGGGATGGATGGGGCGTGAGGAGGTGAGCTGAGTACATTGGGAGCATGAAGCAGGGATTTGAGGGGACATTCGGGGGCAGGTTGCCATTGGGATGCCCGTGGACGCGAACTTGACTCCAACCGCCCTCCAGATCGTCGCGCTGTGCCTGTTCTGCCTTGCCTTGGTGCACGTGTTCCTGGCAGCCAAGATCGAGTCGCTGGCCCACCGGTTCCACGCGCATTCGGGAACATTGCACCTGCTGGGCGAGGTCGAGGTGGTGTTCGGGTTCTGGGCGCTGGTGCTGTTCGGGTTCCATTCCTTCCTGGTGGGATACCCCCAGGCGGTCGCGCACCTGGAAAGCCTCAATTTCCATGAACCCATCTTCGTGTTCGTGATCATGGTGGTGGCGGGCTGCCGACCCGTGATCCAAGCCGCCTCCCAGTTGGTCCAAATCCTGTCGCGGATGATCCCGCTTCCTGGCGCCATCGGGTTCGCCTTCGTGACTTTGGGGGTCGCACCGCTGCTAGGATCGTTCATCACCGAACCCGCCGCAATGACCGTGGCGGCCCTGCTACTTCGCGATCGGATCCTCCCGAAGGGGATCTCCGACCGGATGCGGTACGCCGCTCTCGGGACACTTTTCGTCAACATCTCCATCGGGGGAACCCTCACCACCTTCGCGGCGCCGCCCGTGTTGATGGTGGCGGGAGCCTGGGGATGGGACGGGGCCTACATGCTTTCGCATTTCGGGGTCCGGGCCATTCCGGTGGTGCTGCTCAACGCCGCCGCCTTCGCGTTCCTGTTTCGC
This DNA window, taken from Fibrobacterota bacterium, encodes the following:
- a CDS encoding putative Na+/H+ antiporter, giving the protein MPVDANLTPTALQIVALCLFCLALVHVFLAAKIESLAHRFHAHSGTLHLLGEVEVVFGFWALVLFGFHSFLVGYPQAVAHLESLNFHEPIFVFVIMVVAGCRPVIQAASQLVQILSRMIPLPGAIGFAFVTLGVAPLLGSFITEPAAMTVAALLLRDRILPKGISDRMRYAALGTLFVNISIGGTLTTFAAPPVLMVAGAWGWDGAYMLSHFGVRAIPVVLLNAAAFAFLFRKELAGLPKDPPRRTDAVPAALIALHLVLLALVVVVSHHTVLLVGLLLFFLGIVQAYRRHHSPLLLREALLVGFFLGGLVVLGSQQAWWLSPLVEGLSDKVLLVGATGLTAVVDNAALTYLGSLIPSTTESFRYHLVAGAVAGGGLTLIANAPNPAGASILRERFPEGIIAPARLFLWALPPTLVALLAFGI